From Shewanella yunxiaonensis, the proteins below share one genomic window:
- the nifK gene encoding nitrogenase molybdenum-iron protein subunit beta yields MTQKVEDIKTGYALFRQPEYQELLAGKRGAFEESVDADKVKEVFDWTTTKEYQELNFNRKHITIDPAKACQPLGAVLCALGFENTLPYVHGSQGCVAYFRTYFNRHFKEPVACVSDSMTEDAAVFGGQKNMFAGLENAYALYKPEVIAVSTTCMAEVIGDDLNAFIGNAKKEGHLPESVPTPFAHTPSFVGSHVTGWDGMFEGFLRYFTLNEMADKTVGSNGKINIVPGFETYLGNYRVIHRMLKEMDVDYSFLCDPSEVLDTPADGEYRMYAGGTPIADLKDAPNAISTLLLQPDQLSKTKKFVTDTWKQEVPDLQIPMGLEWTDNFVMKVSELTGKPIPASITKERGRLVDMMTDSHTWLHGVTISLFGDPDYLTGMCKFLTELGCEVKHVLCHNGSKRWRKQLEAMLAETPYGKDAQVFTGKDLWHFRSLMFTEKPDLMIGNSYGKFIERDTKAKGAEFEVPLVRIGFPIFDRHHLHRQSTLGYEGAMYILTTLVNEVLAKLDRDTMELGKTDFAFDLVR; encoded by the coding sequence ATGACGCAAAAAGTTGAAGATATCAAAACCGGTTATGCCCTATTCCGGCAACCGGAATATCAGGAGCTGCTCGCTGGCAAGCGTGGCGCTTTTGAAGAAAGCGTGGATGCCGACAAAGTCAAAGAGGTGTTTGACTGGACGACAACCAAGGAATACCAAGAGCTTAACTTTAACCGTAAGCACATCACCATTGATCCCGCCAAGGCTTGTCAGCCATTGGGTGCGGTACTGTGTGCCCTGGGTTTTGAAAATACCCTGCCATATGTGCATGGGTCCCAGGGGTGTGTGGCTTACTTCAGAACCTATTTCAACCGTCACTTTAAAGAGCCGGTCGCCTGTGTCTCCGACTCTATGACTGAAGACGCTGCGGTATTCGGTGGCCAGAAAAACATGTTCGCTGGTCTCGAAAACGCTTATGCGCTCTATAAGCCTGAAGTGATCGCGGTATCCACCACCTGTATGGCCGAAGTTATCGGTGATGACCTCAATGCGTTCATTGGTAACGCCAAGAAAGAAGGTCATCTGCCTGAAAGCGTGCCAACGCCGTTTGCCCATACACCAAGCTTTGTGGGCAGCCATGTCACCGGGTGGGATGGGATGTTTGAAGGTTTTCTACGCTATTTCACTCTCAATGAGATGGCTGACAAGACTGTAGGCAGCAACGGCAAAATCAACATTGTGCCGGGCTTTGAAACCTACCTTGGCAACTATCGCGTCATCCATCGCATGCTGAAAGAGATGGATGTGGACTACTCCTTCCTGTGTGACCCCTCAGAAGTACTGGATACTCCAGCCGATGGCGAATATCGCATGTATGCCGGTGGTACCCCAATTGCTGACCTGAAAGATGCTCCCAACGCCATCAGCACGCTGTTGCTGCAACCCGATCAGCTGTCAAAAACCAAAAAGTTTGTCACTGATACCTGGAAGCAGGAGGTACCAGACTTGCAGATCCCAATGGGTCTGGAATGGACTGACAACTTTGTGATGAAAGTGTCTGAGCTGACCGGTAAGCCAATTCCTGCGTCTATCACTAAGGAACGTGGCCGTCTGGTGGACATGATGACTGACTCTCACACATGGCTGCACGGCGTGACTATCTCGCTGTTTGGTGACCCAGACTACCTGACCGGTATGTGTAAGTTCCTCACCGAGCTGGGCTGCGAAGTGAAACACGTACTGTGTCATAACGGCAGCAAGCGCTGGCGTAAGCAGCTGGAAGCGATGCTGGCTGAAACCCCTTACGGCAAAGACGCTCAGGTGTTTACCGGTAAGGATCTGTGGCACTTCCGTTCGCTGATGTTTACCGAGAAGCCAGATCTGATGATCGGCAACTCTTACGGTAAGTTCATCGAGCGTGATACCAAAGCCAAGGGCGCTGAGTTTGAAGTACCGTTGGTACGTATCGGCTTCCCGATCTTTGACCGTCACCACCTGCATCGTCAGTCCACACTGGGCTACGAAGGGGCCATGTACATCCTCACTACGCTGGTGAACGAAGTGCTGGCCAAGCTGGACCGCGACACCATGGAACTGGGCAAAACTGATTTTGCCTTTGACCTGGTGCGTTAA